The Nycticebus coucang isolate mNycCou1 chromosome 5, mNycCou1.pri, whole genome shotgun sequence genome window below encodes:
- the LOC128586538 gene encoding josephin-1-like encodes MLGNGNYDVNVIMAALQTKGYKAVWWDKRRDVSVIALTNVIGFIMNLPSSLCWGPLNLPLKRLHWICVREVGGAYYNLDSKLKMPEWIGGESELRKFLKHHLRGKNCELLLVVPETVEAHQSWRTDM; translated from the coding sequence ATGCTGGGAAATGGAAATTATGATGTGAATGTCATTATGGCAGCACTACAAACCAAAGGCTACAAAGCTGTTTGGTGGGACAAGCGCAGGGATGTCAGTGTCATTGCTCTCACTAACGTCATCGGCTTTATCATGAATCTGCCCTCCAGCCTGTGCTGGGGTCCACTGAACTTACCTCTCAAAAGGCTGCACTGGATCTGTGTTCGAGAGGTAGGAGGGGCCTACTATAACCTCGACTCCAAACTCAAGATGCCTGAGTGGATTGGAGGCGAgagtgagctcaggaaatttctaAAACATCATTTGCGAGGAAAGAACTGTGAACTCCTGCTGGTGGTACCAGAAACAGTAGAGGCCCATCAGAGTTGGAGGACTGATATGTAA